TAAGGCATCTGTATCCATCATATTTTGATACGATTATCCTTTCAAAATTAAATGAATCCCAGACCAGATAGAATGTTGAAATAATTGTATTTTTGCTTAAATGCTCATTTAAGAAGCGGAGATTATCATATGTGTCCAGCAGCAACCCCTCATGATTTTTCAAATCATCTATTTTCCATACGGGATTCAGGTTCATGCAGAAGTTTTTAAGTTCATACTCAAGCATTTTCACATATTTTTCCTTTTTTAAAAAGTGCTCCGCCATGATGTGAGTATTGAGAACATATCTTTCATGGTTTTCATCTTCATATGCCCTGCGGATATGTATTTTAATGAATTCAACAGGAATTTTAGCCAGTTTTTTTCTGTAGTTATCCATATAAAACTCATTGAATTCATTGAAGTAATAAAAATCAATCAAATGTTTATTGTAAATGTTTATTCTTCTTTTTTTGTTTTTATAGAATACTTTGGATTTTGAAGAAAGTACTATATTGTCTCCAAGCAGATTGTTTTTAAAGATTCTATCTTCCAGTACCTCACGTTTTCCGGATTTTTTAAGGCCGTGTTTTTTCAGAATCTTTTTAAGGGATTTGGTATTGTATTTTTGAATCTGTGCTGAAAATGCAATTTTGCTGGTTTTATTAAGCAAGTATTTGTTTTCAAGCAGATAGTCATTTAAATACACCTCAGACAATCCGTATTTATTGGCTACATCACGAACTGCATCGTCAATGCTTGATTGACTCTTTAAAACTAGATATATAAAATCAAATGTATACTGAATTTCAGATACATCATATCCTTTCGGAACACTGCCTGTGTATTTATAGGAAAGCTTTTCGGATTTATCAACAAACATATTATTTTTAATTTTTATTGGTTATTGTTATTATATCTTACCAGTCTTTCAGTTCTTTTGAGGTCATATTTACATTTAATGGTGTCAGA
This DNA window, taken from uncultured Methanobrevibacter sp., encodes the following:
- a CDS encoding SAP domain-containing protein, which codes for MFVDKSEKLSYKYTGSVPKGYDVSEIQYTFDFIYLVLKSQSSIDDAVRDVANKYGLSEVYLNDYLLENKYLLNKTSKIAFSAQIQKYNTKSLKKILKKHGLKKSGKREVLEDRIFKNNLLGDNIVLSSKSKVFYKNKKRRINIYNKHLIDFYYFNEFNEFYMDNYRKKLAKIPVEFIKIHIRRAYEDENHERYVLNTHIMAEHFLKKEKYVKMLEYELKNFCMNLNPVWKIDDLKNHEGLLLDTYDNLRFLNEHLSKNTIISTFYLVWDSFNFERIIVSKYDGYRCLKDILNMKDYDHINNDLNSRFYKNEDLKIKKIAQKTLFDF